A window of the Isosphaera pallida ATCC 43644 genome harbors these coding sequences:
- the larA gene encoding nickel-dependent lactate racemase encodes MRVTLDYGKTGLNVDLPDDRTLPPLTIRPAPPLDDPEAEVVRCLAEPIGSPPLLDLARGKRSACILVCDITRPVPNPVLLRPILRTLHAAGLATQDILILVATGLHRPSTPAEKVEMLSEEIARTYRVEDHYGTRLEEHTYLGTTPNGVPAWIDSRYVQADLKIATGLIEPHLMAGYSGGRKLICPGIAAFETVKLWHGPRFLEHPLADCGFLEGNPVHEENTRIARMAGCDFIVNVTLDGARRITSVVAGDMEQAFLKGVAFVETVVKAAVPAPVDVVVTSSAGHPLDLTFYQAVKGLTGALPIVKPGGTIVIAAALAEGLGSPEFQSLFEEHPTLEGFMEAILKEESFTVDQWQLEELAKVRRKARVKFVSDGVPAAVLSRCHVEPVATVELAVAQALEQYGPEARVAVIPKGPYVLPVVDPTLGTAG; translated from the coding sequence ATGCGTGTCACACTGGATTATGGTAAAACCGGCTTGAATGTGGACTTGCCCGACGACCGCACCCTGCCCCCTTTGACCATCCGTCCCGCGCCTCCGCTGGACGATCCGGAGGCCGAAGTGGTTCGATGTTTGGCCGAACCAATTGGCTCCCCCCCCCTGCTTGACCTAGCCCGAGGCAAGCGTTCTGCCTGCATTTTGGTGTGCGACATCACCCGCCCGGTGCCCAACCCGGTTCTATTGCGACCGATTTTGCGGACTCTGCACGCGGCCGGGCTGGCCACCCAAGACATCCTGATTCTGGTGGCGACCGGGTTGCATCGGCCCAGCACTCCAGCGGAAAAGGTCGAAATGCTCTCCGAGGAGATCGCGCGAACCTATCGGGTCGAGGATCATTACGGCACTCGTCTGGAGGAGCATACCTACCTTGGAACCACCCCCAACGGGGTGCCTGCGTGGATCGACTCGCGTTATGTCCAGGCCGACCTCAAGATCGCCACGGGATTGATCGAACCGCACTTGATGGCAGGCTACTCGGGCGGACGCAAACTGATCTGTCCGGGGATCGCCGCCTTCGAGACGGTCAAGCTCTGGCATGGTCCCCGCTTCTTGGAACATCCCCTGGCCGATTGCGGCTTTCTGGAGGGCAACCCGGTCCACGAGGAAAACACCCGGATCGCCCGGATGGCTGGTTGCGACTTCATCGTGAACGTCACCCTCGACGGGGCGCGGCGGATCACCTCGGTGGTCGCCGGCGACATGGAGCAAGCCTTCCTCAAGGGGGTGGCATTCGTCGAAACCGTGGTCAAGGCGGCGGTACCCGCGCCGGTGGACGTTGTGGTCACCAGTTCAGCGGGACACCCGTTGGATTTGACCTTTTATCAGGCCGTCAAGGGATTAACCGGCGCGTTGCCGATCGTCAAACCGGGCGGCACCATTGTCATCGCCGCGGCGCTGGCCGAAGGGTTGGGAAGTCCCGAATTCCAGTCGCTTTTTGAGGAGCATCCGACCCTGGAGGGATTCATGGAGGCGATCCTCAAGGAGGAATCGTTCACCGTGGACCAATGGCAGTTGGAGGAACTGGCCAAGGTACGCCGCAAGGCCCGGGTCAAGTTCGTCAGTGACGGCGTGCCCGCCGCGGTGCTGTCGCGTTGCCATGTCGAGCCGGTAGCGACGGTTGAACTGGCGGTGGCCCAGGCGCTGGAGCAATATGGTCCTGAGGCGCGCGTGGCGGTCATCCCCAAGGGGCCTTACGTCCTTCCAGTTGTCGATCCCACACTCGGAACGGCGGGTTGA
- a CDS encoding YajQ family cyclic di-GMP-binding protein: MAASSNHSFDIVSEVNEVELHNAIQQARHEVAVRYDFKGTKAGIEYDKKNRCLTLTADHQGQLEAVVMVLKEKMLKRGVDHRALKRGKIEEASHDTVREVVTFHRGIEADDARKIVKEIKAMGLKVQAQIMDEKVRVTGKKIDDLQAVIAHLRKNGPEYPLQFENFT, encoded by the coding sequence ATGGCCGCCAGTTCCAATCATTCGTTCGACATCGTCAGCGAGGTCAACGAGGTCGAGTTGCATAACGCGATTCAGCAGGCCCGCCACGAAGTCGCGGTGCGCTACGACTTCAAGGGAACCAAGGCCGGCATCGAATACGACAAGAAAAACCGGTGCCTGACCCTCACCGCTGACCATCAGGGTCAACTCGAAGCGGTGGTGATGGTCCTCAAGGAAAAGATGCTCAAGCGTGGGGTCGATCATCGAGCCCTCAAGCGGGGCAAGATCGAGGAGGCCAGTCACGACACAGTGCGCGAGGTGGTCACCTTCCATCGCGGGATCGAAGCGGACGACGCCCGCAAGATCGTCAAGGAGATCAAGGCGATGGGTCTGAAGGTCCAAGCGCAGATTATGGACGAGAAGGTGCGGGTCACTGGCAAGAAGATCGACGATCTTCAAGCCGTGATCGCCCACTTGCGCAAGAATGGCCCCGAGTATCCCCTTCAGTTCGAGAACTTCACTTGA
- the rpsO gene encoding 30S ribosomal protein S15 — protein sequence MAITKEQKQEIIGSFRRMESDTGSPEVQIALLTARINDLTTHFQTHKKDHASRRGLLMLVSKRSRLLRYLRDTNRASYLEVIQRLNLRK from the coding sequence ATGGCCATTACCAAAGAGCAGAAACAGGAAATCATCGGCTCCTTCCGTCGTATGGAGTCCGACACCGGCTCTCCCGAAGTTCAGATCGCGCTTCTGACAGCGCGGATTAACGACCTGACCACCCACTTTCAAACCCACAAAAAAGACCACGCCAGCCGTCGCGGTCTGCTGATGTTGGTCTCGAAGCGGTCCCGTCTTTTGCGCTACCTGCGGGACACGAATCGGGCCTCGTATCTTGAGGTCATCCAGCGCCTCAACCTCCGGAAGTGA
- the pnp gene encoding polyribonucleotide nucleotidyltransferase, whose protein sequence is MHSAPTAGIPPVKRPVRVEATIGDKLLILETGKLAKQATGSVVVQVGGTMSLVAVVTAPGREGLDFFPLQVEYREKVYAAGKFPGGFIKREGRPTTKDILTSRLIDRPIRPLFPEWYRDEVQIQASPISADRINDPDVLSMIGASAALCLTPAPFLGPVGSIRVGRIDGRLVPLPTAEEMEQSDLDLVVASTTSKIVMIEGFGQELPESEMFDAIMKAHEYNQAVIALQHELRAAVGLPPMEPPPPRHDPLVDYLYQRYGDEIRQAKRIVAKLERYAVMDQLRARVVAETTAAPVPGVGDPETPPTELAVKAAFKEAETRVVRAMILDGLRSDGRGPKDLRPISCEVGLLPKAHGSALFQRGETQALVTTVLGTAADEQRIDGIMDEYTKKFMLDYNMPSFAVGEVRPIRGPGRREIGHGALAERSVAPVLPDPARFPYTIRVVSDILESNGSSSMASVCGATLSLMDAGVPISDPVGGISIGLVWDEPTDRFVLLTDIIGDEDHYGDMDFKVAGTQRGVTGIQLDLKNLGISPRIVRETLDQALEARMEILRTMLRSIKRPRDHISENAPRLIQIQVNPEKIGLIIGPGGKTIRRLEEETGAKIEIDNSGVITISCVRAEGAQDARDRIQGMTEGVQVGKIYDGRVSSIKDFGAFVEILPGKDGLVHISELTEGYVSSVADVCKVGDVMPVKVILVDEQDRVKLSRKAALAELGQVDPLAEAVPAPGGAAPRPAPSGGDRGGYDRGGSPRRGGGGGGGGGGGRRS, encoded by the coding sequence ATGCACTCCGCGCCGACCGCCGGCATCCCGCCGGTGAAGCGACCCGTCCGCGTCGAAGCGACGATCGGCGACAAGCTGCTCATCCTCGAAACCGGCAAACTCGCCAAACAGGCCACCGGCTCAGTGGTGGTTCAAGTGGGTGGCACGATGAGCCTGGTGGCGGTGGTCACCGCGCCCGGCCGCGAGGGACTGGACTTTTTCCCCCTTCAGGTCGAATACCGCGAGAAGGTGTACGCCGCCGGCAAATTCCCTGGCGGCTTCATCAAACGTGAAGGTCGTCCCACCACCAAGGACATCCTGACCTCCCGTCTGATCGACCGGCCGATTCGTCCCTTGTTCCCGGAGTGGTATCGCGACGAGGTCCAGATTCAGGCCAGCCCCATCTCGGCCGACCGGATCAACGACCCCGACGTTCTGTCGATGATTGGCGCGTCGGCGGCGCTCTGTTTGACCCCGGCCCCGTTCCTTGGGCCGGTCGGCTCGATCCGTGTTGGTCGAATCGACGGGCGACTCGTTCCGCTACCCACCGCCGAGGAAATGGAGCAGAGCGACCTTGATCTCGTCGTCGCTAGCACCACCTCGAAAATCGTCATGATCGAAGGATTCGGCCAGGAACTGCCCGAGTCCGAGATGTTCGACGCGATCATGAAGGCCCACGAGTACAACCAAGCCGTGATCGCGCTTCAGCATGAATTGCGGGCCGCGGTCGGTCTGCCGCCGATGGAGCCGCCGCCGCCCCGTCACGATCCCCTGGTGGACTACCTCTACCAACGTTACGGCGACGAGATTCGTCAGGCCAAGCGGATCGTGGCCAAGCTGGAACGCTACGCCGTCATGGATCAACTCAGGGCGCGCGTTGTGGCCGAGACCACTGCTGCGCCCGTGCCCGGTGTGGGCGACCCCGAGACCCCGCCAACCGAGTTGGCGGTCAAGGCCGCCTTCAAAGAGGCCGAGACCCGGGTGGTTCGAGCCATGATTCTGGACGGTCTCCGTTCCGACGGCCGCGGCCCCAAGGACCTGCGACCCATCTCCTGCGAAGTCGGCCTGCTGCCCAAAGCCCACGGCTCGGCTCTGTTCCAACGCGGCGAAACCCAGGCATTGGTGACCACCGTGCTGGGCACCGCCGCCGACGAACAACGCATCGACGGCATTATGGACGAGTACACAAAGAAGTTCATGTTAGACTACAACATGCCCTCCTTCGCGGTGGGCGAGGTGCGACCGATCCGTGGTCCGGGCCGTCGCGAGATTGGCCACGGGGCGCTGGCTGAGCGTTCGGTGGCTCCGGTGCTGCCCGACCCAGCCCGCTTTCCCTACACCATCCGGGTGGTCTCCGACATTCTCGAATCCAACGGCTCCTCCTCGATGGCGTCGGTCTGCGGAGCGACCCTCAGCCTAATGGACGCCGGCGTGCCGATCAGCGATCCGGTCGGCGGCATCTCGATTGGTTTGGTGTGGGATGAACCCACCGACCGCTTCGTGCTGCTGACCGACATCATCGGCGACGAGGACCACTATGGCGACATGGACTTCAAGGTCGCCGGCACCCAGCGCGGCGTCACCGGCATCCAACTGGACCTCAAGAACCTAGGGATCTCGCCCCGGATCGTCCGCGAAACCCTTGACCAGGCGCTGGAAGCCCGCATGGAGATCCTCCGGACCATGCTCCGCTCGATCAAGCGGCCCCGCGACCACATTTCGGAAAACGCCCCCCGCTTGATCCAGATTCAGGTCAATCCCGAAAAGATCGGCCTCATCATCGGACCCGGCGGCAAGACGATCCGCCGGCTCGAAGAAGAGACCGGGGCCAAGATCGAGATCGACAACTCGGGCGTCATCACCATCTCCTGCGTTCGAGCCGAAGGCGCGCAGGACGCTCGCGACCGCATCCAGGGGATGACCGAAGGAGTCCAAGTGGGCAAAATCTACGACGGCCGGGTCTCCTCGATCAAAGACTTTGGCGCGTTTGTCGAAATCCTGCCGGGCAAAGATGGGTTGGTGCACATCTCCGAACTGACCGAAGGGTATGTGTCCAGCGTGGCCGACGTCTGCAAGGTGGGTGACGTGATGCCGGTCAAGGTTATCCTGGTGGACGAGCAGGATCGGGTCAAGCTGTCGCGCAAGGCGGCGCTGGCCGAACTCGGTCAAGTCGATCCTCTAGCTGAGGCCGTTCCGGCTCCAGGGGGCGCTGCGCCTCGGCCGGCTCCCTCCGGCGGCGACCGCGGAGGTTACGATCGGGGCGGATCGCCGCGACGCGGCGGTGGCGGTGGCGGCGGTGGCGGCGGTGGTCGTCGCTCCTGA
- a CDS encoding sensor histidine kinase: MTRATSEATFAAARPAEPPGSPPGPDSAPTSQALDPAPPSNSVSAESRYAELARIAGGLAHEIRNPLSTMRLNLDLLAEEFRGSDSIRDRRALTKIERLRKETLRLQNVLEDFLRFAHLERIQPVDQPLAAVVNEVCDFWEPQAQAHGIVVRVYHDPQPSCSPLDADLFKQAILNLLLNAQQAMPDGGELMLITRRAGAWNVLEVVDTGVGIPASLRDKVFEPFQTTKPGGSGLGLPMVRRIVEAHGGRIAFESEPGKGTKFTIWLPRSPEGDQIHPSAVELNGAVRYLEADAHANSDSPTPPVERGTSSDP, from the coding sequence ATGACCCGGGCGACTTCCGAAGCGACATTCGCCGCCGCTCGGCCTGCCGAGCCGCCCGGCTCGCCGCCGGGGCCAGACTCCGCCCCGACGAGCCAGGCGCTCGACCCCGCTCCTCCTTCCAATTCAGTCTCGGCGGAGTCGCGCTACGCCGAACTCGCGCGGATCGCCGGTGGACTCGCTCACGAAATTCGTAACCCCCTCTCGACCATGAGGCTCAACCTCGACCTTCTGGCCGAGGAGTTCCGCGGGTCCGACTCCATCCGCGACCGCCGCGCGTTGACCAAAATTGAGCGCCTACGCAAGGAGACCCTGCGTCTCCAAAACGTCTTGGAGGATTTTCTTCGCTTCGCGCATCTCGAGCGCATCCAACCGGTCGATCAACCACTGGCGGCTGTGGTCAACGAGGTGTGCGACTTCTGGGAGCCGCAGGCTCAAGCTCATGGGATCGTGGTACGCGTTTACCACGACCCTCAGCCCAGTTGCTCGCCGTTGGACGCAGACTTGTTCAAGCAGGCGATTCTCAACCTCTTGCTCAACGCGCAACAGGCCATGCCCGACGGCGGCGAGTTGATGCTCATCACCCGTCGCGCCGGTGCCTGGAACGTCTTGGAAGTGGTCGATACCGGGGTAGGGATTCCCGCCTCACTGCGCGACAAGGTATTCGAGCCGTTTCAAACCACCAAACCCGGCGGCAGCGGTTTGGGACTGCCGATGGTCCGGCGGATTGTCGAAGCCCACGGCGGCCGAATCGCGTTCGAGAGCGAACCAGGCAAAGGGACCAAGTTCACCATTTGGTTGCCCCGCAGCCCCGAAGGCGATCAAATCCACCCTTCCGCGGTCGAACTCAACGGCGCGGTTCGCTACCTGGAAGCGGATGCCCATGCCAATTCCGATTCGCCGACGCCGCCGGTCGAACGCGGCACGAGCTCCGACCCGTGA
- a CDS encoding sigma-54-dependent transcriptional regulator has product MEHAIRVLVVDDDEAHAQAVAESLERVGYECVVATDGRSALRLIEEQTFDIVLTDLMMGEIGGLEVLAKAKRELPDVEVIILTGHGTIRTAVTAMQAGAATYLTKPLDIDELRMVVDKASQSQRLVRSNIELRKQLHERFGFEGVVGNSPLMHQLVERLRQIAPTTATVLITGESGTGKELVARALHVNSPRANKPFVPLNCAALNENLLDSELFGHVKGAYTGAERDRKGLFEHANGGTLFLDEVGDLPMSTQVRLLRVLENGEIVRVGTNEPIKVNVRLISATNRDFAEAIAQGKFRQDLYHRLKVVSIKIPPLRARREDIPLLTDSFLKQFCKTHDKKIQGVSPAVRKVLTAYDWPGNVRELRNTIESMVVMDTDGLLDLDDLVEELQPTAQAVGESAGKARAGAGTCQAANALVGKTMDEIEQYYIAETLKLTRGNREEAARILGIGERTLYRKIKEYGIS; this is encoded by the coding sequence ATGGAACATGCGATCCGCGTCTTGGTGGTGGACGACGACGAAGCTCACGCTCAGGCGGTGGCCGAGAGTCTTGAGCGGGTTGGCTACGAATGCGTTGTGGCCACCGATGGCCGTTCCGCGCTGCGACTCATCGAGGAACAAACCTTCGATATTGTGTTGACCGACCTTATGATGGGGGAGATCGGCGGTCTGGAGGTGCTGGCCAAAGCCAAGCGGGAACTGCCCGACGTGGAGGTGATCATCCTCACCGGACACGGCACGATCCGAACCGCCGTCACCGCGATGCAAGCCGGCGCGGCCACCTATTTGACCAAGCCGCTGGACATCGACGAGCTGCGCATGGTGGTGGACAAGGCGTCCCAATCGCAACGCCTGGTCCGTTCCAATATCGAACTGCGCAAACAACTCCATGAGCGGTTCGGTTTCGAGGGGGTCGTGGGCAATTCGCCCCTGATGCACCAACTGGTCGAGCGGCTGCGTCAGATCGCGCCCACGACCGCCACCGTGCTGATCACCGGCGAAAGCGGCACCGGCAAGGAATTGGTGGCCCGCGCTCTGCACGTCAACAGCCCTCGGGCCAACAAGCCATTCGTCCCACTCAACTGTGCGGCGCTCAATGAAAACCTGCTCGACAGCGAACTATTCGGTCACGTCAAAGGAGCCTACACCGGGGCTGAGCGCGACCGCAAGGGACTCTTCGAACACGCCAACGGCGGCACCCTCTTTCTCGACGAGGTCGGCGACCTGCCGATGTCCACCCAAGTGCGTCTCTTGAGAGTCCTGGAGAACGGAGAAATTGTTCGAGTCGGCACCAATGAGCCGATCAAGGTGAATGTCCGACTCATTTCAGCCACCAACCGCGACTTCGCCGAGGCGATCGCTCAGGGGAAGTTCCGCCAGGATTTGTATCACCGCCTTAAGGTGGTCTCCATCAAGATTCCGCCCTTGCGCGCGCGTCGGGAGGACATTCCCCTCCTGACCGATTCATTTTTGAAACAGTTCTGTAAAACGCATGACAAGAAAATTCAAGGGGTTAGCCCGGCGGTTCGCAAGGTGCTGACCGCTTACGATTGGCCAGGCAACGTGCGGGAACTGCGCAACACGATCGAAAGCATGGTGGTGATGGATACCGACGGCCTGCTCGACCTGGACGACTTGGTCGAGGAACTTCAGCCCACCGCTCAGGCCGTGGGAGAGTCAGCCGGAAAAGCACGAGCCGGCGCGGGAACCTGCCAAGCCGCTAACGCCCTGGTTGGCAAGACGATGGACGAGATCGAACAATACTACATCGCCGAAACCCTCAAGCTGACCCGGGGCAACCGCGAGGAGGCGGCCCGCATCCTGGGCATCGGCGAGCGAACCTTGTATCGAAAGATCAAGGAGTACGGAATCAGCTGA
- a CDS encoding DoxX family protein — MSRRLVVGWVLTIVLGMLFLASAVGKFVRPQSLVESFTRWGLIHVLTPIAVGETLCATLFLMPRTHSLGVLLLSAYLGAATATHLSHNEPPIVPVGVLVLLWLTGWLRNPKLLGELIPERIP, encoded by the coding sequence ATGAGTCGCCGTCTCGTCGTCGGTTGGGTGTTGACCATCGTGTTGGGCATGCTTTTTCTAGCCAGCGCCGTGGGTAAATTCGTCCGTCCCCAATCCCTGGTCGAGTCGTTCACACGTTGGGGGCTGATCCACGTTCTGACGCCGATCGCCGTGGGCGAGACACTGTGCGCGACGCTGTTTCTCATGCCTCGGACCCACTCCCTAGGGGTGTTGCTTCTCAGCGCCTATCTGGGAGCTGCCACCGCCACCCATCTTTCCCACAACGAGCCCCCTATCGTTCCCGTCGGCGTCCTGGTCCTGCTCTGGCTGACTGGCTGGTTGCGCAACCCGAAGCTTCTCGGAGAGTTGATCCCGGAGCGGATTCCATGA
- the ppk1 gene encoding polyphosphate kinase 1 produces the protein MNATNEDLLKPAGCDQARRSLDTSDDHDLTGQEPPPMILDPSGNGSGLASPKLARYATRDPNLYINRELSWLRFDERVLEEARDETVKPLERLRFLAISASNLDEFFEVRVAGLQDQVYSKLEPQDPPPDGMGPQATLVEVARFAHDFVERQYEVWREEIRPLLEKHGLILADPADLTPEESHFLDDYFHSQVFPVLTPLAIDPAHPFPHIHNKSLNLILRIEAIGGHHQVRQLHAIVQVPSVLNRLVELPRRDDGKLRFTLLEYVIGPRLDSLFGGFHVASWASFRVTRNSDLSIQENEVKTDLLSMIRDNLRMRKWGDAVRLEIHHTAEPALVEILRSALDLDERDIYPIHGPLALSAMAKLCDVEGFRELKAPSFEPRMPAEFAKPGKILAAIRERDLLVHHPYESFGSVVRFIEEAADDPQVLAIKQTLYRTSDDNPIINALARAAENGKQVTALVELQARLDEENNIVKARALQKAGVHVVYGIVGLKTHCKAALVVRREADGIRRYLHLSTGNYNPTTARIYTDISFFTSRPEFGDDASALFNLLTGYSHGHEWQKFMVAPMNMADRIIELIERERDHAENGSPARIIAKMNALVEPAAIEALYDASRAGVKIDLIIRGICCLRPGIPGVSENIRVISIVDQFLEHSRIAYFHNNGNSEVYLASADWMPRNFRRRVEIMYPVESPLLKTRLIDEILEISLADNVKARELGPNGEYTRVRPPAEGGKVVRSQMEFLRIAQEVSDADPLRQVTKQTILTI, from the coding sequence TTGAATGCCACCAATGAGGATTTGCTCAAGCCCGCCGGATGCGACCAGGCCCGCCGCTCTTTGGACACCTCCGACGATCACGACCTCACTGGTCAGGAGCCGCCTCCGATGATTTTGGACCCCTCCGGCAACGGCTCGGGCCTGGCCTCGCCCAAGCTCGCCCGTTACGCCACCCGCGACCCCAACTTGTACATCAATCGAGAACTCAGCTGGCTGCGGTTCGACGAGCGTGTGCTGGAGGAGGCGCGTGACGAGACGGTCAAGCCCCTGGAGCGGCTGCGGTTCCTGGCGATCTCCGCGTCCAACCTGGACGAGTTTTTCGAGGTGCGGGTCGCCGGCCTGCAAGATCAGGTCTACAGCAAACTCGAACCCCAGGATCCCCCGCCCGACGGCATGGGACCGCAAGCCACCTTGGTGGAGGTGGCGCGGTTCGCCCACGACTTCGTGGAGCGTCAGTACGAGGTGTGGCGCGAGGAAATTCGCCCCCTGCTGGAAAAACACGGCCTGATCCTGGCCGACCCCGCCGATCTGACCCCGGAGGAGTCTCACTTCCTCGACGACTATTTTCATTCGCAGGTGTTCCCGGTCCTCACCCCGCTGGCGATCGACCCGGCCCATCCGTTTCCTCATATTCACAACAAAAGCCTCAACCTCATCCTGCGTATCGAGGCGATCGGCGGGCACCATCAGGTGCGGCAGCTTCACGCGATCGTCCAAGTTCCCTCGGTCCTCAACCGTTTGGTCGAACTGCCCCGCCGCGACGACGGTAAACTCCGGTTCACCTTGCTGGAATATGTGATCGGCCCGCGGCTGGACTCGCTGTTCGGCGGCTTCCACGTCGCCTCCTGGGCGTCGTTCCGAGTGACACGCAACAGCGATCTGTCAATCCAGGAAAACGAGGTCAAAACCGACCTACTCTCAATGATCCGCGACAACCTGCGGATGCGCAAATGGGGTGACGCGGTGCGGCTGGAGATTCATCACACCGCCGAGCCGGCCCTGGTGGAAATCCTCCGGTCGGCCCTGGACCTGGACGAACGGGACATTTATCCCATCCACGGTCCCTTGGCGCTTTCGGCAATGGCCAAGTTGTGCGACGTCGAAGGATTCCGCGAACTCAAAGCCCCCAGCTTTGAGCCGAGGATGCCCGCGGAGTTCGCCAAGCCGGGTAAAATCCTGGCGGCGATCCGCGAGCGCGACCTGCTAGTGCATCACCCTTACGAATCGTTCGGCTCAGTGGTCCGCTTCATCGAGGAGGCCGCCGACGACCCCCAGGTGCTGGCCATTAAGCAGACCCTCTATCGCACCTCCGACGACAACCCTATCATCAACGCTCTGGCCCGTGCTGCGGAAAACGGCAAGCAGGTCACCGCGCTAGTGGAACTCCAAGCACGCCTCGACGAAGAGAACAACATCGTCAAGGCTCGCGCCCTGCAAAAAGCCGGAGTGCACGTGGTTTACGGCATCGTCGGTCTCAAAACCCATTGCAAGGCCGCCCTGGTGGTGCGCCGGGAGGCCGACGGCATCCGCCGCTATCTTCACCTCTCAACTGGCAACTATAATCCTACCACCGCGCGGATCTACACCGACATCAGTTTCTTTACATCGCGGCCTGAGTTCGGCGACGACGCCTCCGCGTTATTCAATCTTTTGACCGGATATTCGCATGGCCACGAGTGGCAGAAGTTCATGGTTGCGCCGATGAACATGGCGGACAGGATCATCGAATTGATCGAGCGGGAGCGTGACCACGCCGAAAACGGGTCGCCCGCGCGGATCATCGCCAAGATGAACGCGCTGGTCGAACCCGCCGCCATCGAGGCACTCTACGACGCCAGCCGCGCTGGGGTCAAGATCGACCTGATCATTCGGGGGATTTGCTGCCTGCGGCCTGGAATTCCCGGGGTGTCGGAAAATATTCGGGTCATCTCGATTGTCGATCAGTTTCTCGAACACTCCCGCATCGCCTACTTCCACAACAACGGCAACTCGGAAGTTTATCTGGCCTCCGCCGACTGGATGCCCCGCAACTTCCGTCGCCGGGTGGAAATCATGTATCCCGTGGAGAGTCCTCTGCTCAAAACTCGGTTGATCGATGAAATCTTGGAGATCAGCCTGGCCGACAACGTCAAGGCCCGCGAACTGGGCCCCAACGGCGAGTATACCCGGGTCCGCCCGCCCGCCGAGGGCGGGAAGGTGGTGCGATCCCAAATGGAATTCCTGCGCATCGCCCAAGAGGTTTCCGACGCCGATCCGCTGCGCCAAGTGACCAAACAGACGATCCTCACCATCTGA
- a CDS encoding deoxyribonuclease IV, whose amino-acid sequence MIRSTDLPHTNVSQPPQRLFGAHLSIAGGHERAVEAAADRNMTTVQIFTKSTQQWVGKPLRPSSIAAFRRAVATHGIERPVAHASYLINLGSPDPDIRARSIDALACEVERCDALGIEDLVFHPGAHLGDGERVGLERVAQGVWEVLQRTQDCRVRLDLETTAGQGTCLGGPLAHLEAILQQCDARDPGDGSIRDRLAVCCDTCHLYAFGYDLVDPWGYHALMEELATRIGLERVRVWHLNDSARECGSRVDRHAGIGRGRLGLEPFRRLVNEPAFLATPLILETPKGTEAGEDLDLIHLRTLRGLLGMTTPILPPTPASTDGGSSPSPKPKRGYRRAGSLPPSQSRPNLKLDFDPDPDPKFNVTVSSFEPRALSEATDVECHQ is encoded by the coding sequence GTGATCCGCTCGACCGACTTGCCCCACACCAACGTCTCTCAGCCACCTCAGCGTCTTTTCGGTGCGCACCTGTCGATCGCCGGGGGCCATGAGCGGGCGGTGGAGGCGGCCGCGGATCGAAACATGACGACCGTTCAGATTTTCACCAAAAGCACCCAGCAATGGGTGGGCAAACCGTTGCGGCCATCGAGCATCGCTGCCTTTCGACGCGCTGTGGCCACACACGGAATCGAGCGTCCCGTGGCCCACGCCTCCTACCTCATCAACTTGGGTAGCCCTGACCCCGACATCCGCGCTCGTTCGATTGATGCATTAGCTTGCGAGGTCGAACGCTGCGACGCGCTGGGGATCGAAGACCTGGTGTTTCACCCCGGAGCGCACCTGGGCGATGGCGAGCGTGTGGGCTTGGAACGGGTAGCCCAAGGGGTTTGGGAAGTGCTCCAACGGACTCAAGACTGCCGGGTTCGACTCGACCTGGAGACGACCGCGGGCCAAGGCACCTGTCTGGGTGGTCCGTTGGCCCACTTGGAGGCGATTCTCCAGCAGTGCGACGCGCGTGACCCCGGCGATGGTTCGATCCGCGATCGTCTGGCGGTCTGCTGCGATACGTGTCATCTCTACGCCTTTGGCTACGACCTGGTTGATCCTTGGGGCTATCACGCGCTGATGGAGGAACTCGCCACCCGAATCGGTCTGGAACGAGTCCGGGTTTGGCATCTCAACGACAGCGCGCGGGAATGTGGCTCGCGGGTCGATCGCCACGCCGGAATCGGTCGGGGCCGCCTGGGTTTGGAACCATTCCGGCGGCTCGTAAACGAACCCGCCTTCCTCGCCACGCCTCTGATTCTCGAGACCCCCAAGGGAACCGAGGCGGGCGAGGACCTGGACCTCATCCATTTGCGAACCCTGCGGGGACTGCTTGGCATGACCACGCCGATCCTGCCCCCGACCCCCGCGTCCACGGACGGTGGGTCGTCTCCATCGCCCAAACCCAAGCGAGGATATCGCCGCGCAGGGTCGCTCCCACCGTCCCAATCCCGACCCAACCTCAAGCTCGATTTCGATCCCGATCCCGATCCCAAGTTCAATGTCACGGTTAGTTCCTTCGAGCCGCGGGCCCTTTCCGAGGCCACCGACGTTGAATGCCACCAATGA